In one window of Microplitis demolitor isolate Queensland-Clemson2020A chromosome 4, iyMicDemo2.1a, whole genome shotgun sequence DNA:
- the LOC103570178 gene encoding helicase POLQ-like isoform X1, with the protein MNNKLTKDLNATLEEDIYVPEDFQWNETSWIDDSIISESKIIDSNALNSSIESFEHLANKINSNDNEMLDIHSNEINKVEIIENDELLTQDFKSTMSTDLNQYSAETEKNTNDLNQQNFYGLPIQVESLIKKTKNITQLYDWQDECLKAVNNRENLIYALPTSGGKTLVAEILMLKEILCHKKNVIFVLPYIAIVQEKIQSMAPFAIELGFLLEEYAGGKGQYPPIKRRRKNTIYICTIEKASGLLNSLIETNRLKEIGLVVVDELHSLGENSGRGATLEGFLTKLIFINENIQIVGMSATIGNLNEIAEFLKANLYTKNFRPVQLREYVMCNDHLCQIDLNHENIITHGKKINYSYPAAASKLDPDKIGCLVMDVIPEHNCLIFCSSRKNCENVSLLLTQVLHRYECFLITIKTYCNNYFNCIRSLIEYKKNDKKKLLENLKDDSRSLCPILLQTVKYGVAYHHSGLTNDERRLLEEAFKDNIISVICCTSTLAAGVNLPARRVILRSPYIGNEFINLSKYKQMIGRAGRTGMSEIGESILLCKQSEIPKVRELLRSRIEDCVSSLGTEENRGINNLILSSVMLSIATTRNQLHNLVYSSLLKVQASQLNVDIKKFTDKAIKNLIQIQALQVDNKLCMKANMNVTIKSQSSNELMAVEENISDVNKCQRSIVLTGSSCLKLSNIGKAAMKGCIDLKTAYILYEDLKIAQKHLILCNDLHILYLVTPYQLADQLTPIGLIYYETIINLPPLSMNIARLLGINEIVIMKLRDGLVPKNVPERVIRKFYLSLILNELRQNQSLYVVADKYQVNRGKIQNLLSTTASFANSIIRFCEELPEFWAFTELFKTFYKKLIYNCSVELESFMELPAVKAARAKQIYNAGYKTLQSIASADPKEFQKNINHLSRKDAERITVAAKLLLISKMEDLKEEAAEILDGLDTEIFLNN; encoded by the exons atgaataataaattaacgaaAGATTTAAACGCAACACTTGAGGAAGATATTTATGTGCCTGAAGATTTTCAGTGGAATGAAACATCTTGGATTGATGACTCGATAATTTCTGAATCAAAAATCATTGATTCTAATGCACTGAACAGTAGTATAGAAAGTTTTGAACATCTagcaaacaaaattaatagCAATGATAATGAAATGCTAGACATTCACAGTAATGAGATAAATAAAGTAGAAATAATCgaaaatgatgaattattgACTCAAGATTTTAAATCTACGATGTCTACtgatttaaatcaatattctGCTGaaacggaaaaaaatacaaatgatttgaatcaacaaaatttttatgggcTTCCAATACAAGTTgaatctttaattaaaaaaactaaaaatataactcAATTGTATG attgGCAAGATGAATGCTTGAAAGCTGTTAATAAtcgtgaaaatttaatttatgcgCTTCCAACAAGTGGAGGGAAAACTTTAGTTGCTGAAATACTTATGTtgaaagaaattttgtgtcataaaaaaaatgttatatttgTGCTACCTTATATTGCCATTGTACAGGAAAAA aTTCAATCAATGGCACCGTTCGCTATAGAATTAGGATTTTTATTAGAAGAATATGCGGGTGGTAAAGGTCAATATCCGCCAATTAAAAGACGGCggaaaaatacaatttatatctgTACGATTGAAAAAGCGTCTGGGTTATTGAACAGTTTAATAGAAACGAATAGATTAAAAGAAATTGGACTTGTTGTCGTTGATGAATTGCATTCTCTGGGTGAAAACAGTGGCAGAGGTGCAACTTTAGAAGGATTCCTAACtaaactcatttttataaatg aaaatattcaaattgtcGGAATGAGTGCAACTATTGGAAATCTTAATGAAATAgcagaatttttaaaagcaaatctttatacaaaaaattttcggccTGTGCAACTTAGAGAATACGTTATGTGCAATGACCATTTATGTCAAATTGATTTGAATCACGAGAACATAATTACacatggaaagaaaattaattattcc TATCCAGCAGCTGCATCTAAATTAGATCCTGACAAAATAGGTTGTTTAGTTATGGATGTCATTCCCGAACACAATTGTTTGATATTTTGCTCAAGTCGAAAAAACTGTGAAAATGTTTCACTATTATTAACGCAAGTCCTTCACAGGTATGAATGTTttcttataactattaaaacctattgcaataattattttaactgtaTTAGATCTttaatagaatataaaaagaatGACAAGAAGaaacttttagaaaatttgaaagatgACAGTAGAAGTCTTTGCCCAATTTTGTTGCAAACTGTTAAATATGGAGTAGCTTACCATCATTCTGGGTTAACTAACGATGAGAGAAGATTATTAGAAGAAGCATTTAAGGATAATATTATTTCCGTAATATGTTGCACATCAACACTGGCTGCAGGAGTAAATTTACCAGCAAGAAGG GTGATTCTGCGAAGTCCATACATAGGAAACGAGTTCATAAATCtgagtaaatataaacaaatgatTGGTCGTGCTGGACGAACTGGAATGTCTGAAATAGGTGAAAGTATTTTGCTGTGTAAACAATCGGAAATTCCGaag gtCCGAGAACTTTTGAGATCTAGGATAGAAGACTGTGTAAGTTCTCTAGGTACCGAAGAAAATCgtggaataaataatttaattttaagttctGTTATGCTTTCAATCGCAACAACTCGCAACCAATTACATAATCTTGTATATTCATCATTACTTAAAGTACAAGCTTCTCAACTTAATGTAGATATAAAAAAGTTCACTGATAAGGCCATAAAAAACCTCATTCAAATTCAAGCCTTACAAGTTGATAACAAGCTTTGTATGAAAGCAAATATGAACGTTACAATAAAATCACAATCGTCTAATGAACTGATGGCTGtagaagaaaatatttcagaCGTAAATAAGTGTCAACGGTCTATTGTGCTGACAGGATCAAGCTGTCTGAAATTATCTAACATAGGGAAAGCTGCTATGAAAG GatgtattgatttaaaaactgCGTATATTCTTTATGAAGATTTGAAAATTGCTCAGAAACACTTGATACTTTGCAATGATCTTCATATTTTGTACTTAGTCACGCCCTATCAATTGGCAGATCAATTGACGCCCATCGGCCTAATATACTATGAGACG atCATTAATTTGCCGCCATTATCAATGAATATTGCGAGATTATTAGGAATCAATGAAATcgtaattatgaaattaagaGACGGACTAGTACCAAAG AATGTTCCCGAAAGAGTtatccgaaaattttatttgtctctaattttaaatgaactgAGACAGAACCAATCATTGTACGTAGTCGCTGATAAATATCAAGTAAATCGTGGaaagatacaaaatttattgtccACTACAGCATCATTTGCTAACTCAATTATTAGATTTTGTGAG GAACTTCCAGAGTTTTGGGCATTTACAGAGTTATTCAAAACATTCTATAAAAAACTCATTTACAATTGTTCAGTCGAGCTGGAGTCATTCATGGAGTTACCTGCAGTGAAAGCG GCTCGAGCGAAACAAATATATAACGCTGGATACAAAACACTACAATCTATTGCGTCAGCCGATCCaaaagaatttcaaaaaaatataaaccatTTGTCACGAAAAGACGCTGAACGAATAACAGTTGCAGCGAAG CTTCTATTAATTTCCAAAATGGAAGACCTAAAAGAAGAAGCCGCCGAAATTCTAGATGGTTTGGACACAGAAATTttccttaataattaa
- the LOC103570178 gene encoding helicase POLQ-like isoform X2 — protein MNNKLTKDLNATLEEDIYVPEDFQWNETSWIDDSIISESKIIDSNALNSSIESFEHLANKINSNDNEMLDIHSNEINKVEIIENDELLTQDFKSTMSTDLNQYSAETEKNTNDLNQQNFYGLPIQVESLIKKTKNITQLYDWQDECLKAVNNRENLIYALPTSGGKTLVAEILMLKEILCHKKNVIFVLPYIAIVQEKIQSMAPFAIELGFLLEEYAGGKGQYPPIKRRRKNTIYICTIEKASGLLNSLIETNRLKEIGLVVVDELHSLGENSGRGATLEGFLTKLIFINENIQIVGMSATIGNLNEIAEFLKANLYTKNFRPVQLREYVMCNDHLCQIDLNHENIITHGKKINYSYPAAASKLDPDKIGCLVMDVIPEHNCLIFCSSRKNCENVSLLLTQVLHRSLIEYKKNDKKKLLENLKDDSRSLCPILLQTVKYGVAYHHSGLTNDERRLLEEAFKDNIISVICCTSTLAAGVNLPARRVILRSPYIGNEFINLSKYKQMIGRAGRTGMSEIGESILLCKQSEIPKVRELLRSRIEDCVSSLGTEENRGINNLILSSVMLSIATTRNQLHNLVYSSLLKVQASQLNVDIKKFTDKAIKNLIQIQALQVDNKLCMKANMNVTIKSQSSNELMAVEENISDVNKCQRSIVLTGSSCLKLSNIGKAAMKGCIDLKTAYILYEDLKIAQKHLILCNDLHILYLVTPYQLADQLTPIGLIYYETIINLPPLSMNIARLLGINEIVIMKLRDGLVPKNVPERVIRKFYLSLILNELRQNQSLYVVADKYQVNRGKIQNLLSTTASFANSIIRFCEELPEFWAFTELFKTFYKKLIYNCSVELESFMELPAVKAARAKQIYNAGYKTLQSIASADPKEFQKNINHLSRKDAERITVAAKLLLISKMEDLKEEAAEILDGLDTEIFLNN, from the exons atgaataataaattaacgaaAGATTTAAACGCAACACTTGAGGAAGATATTTATGTGCCTGAAGATTTTCAGTGGAATGAAACATCTTGGATTGATGACTCGATAATTTCTGAATCAAAAATCATTGATTCTAATGCACTGAACAGTAGTATAGAAAGTTTTGAACATCTagcaaacaaaattaatagCAATGATAATGAAATGCTAGACATTCACAGTAATGAGATAAATAAAGTAGAAATAATCgaaaatgatgaattattgACTCAAGATTTTAAATCTACGATGTCTACtgatttaaatcaatattctGCTGaaacggaaaaaaatacaaatgatttgaatcaacaaaatttttatgggcTTCCAATACAAGTTgaatctttaattaaaaaaactaaaaatataactcAATTGTATG attgGCAAGATGAATGCTTGAAAGCTGTTAATAAtcgtgaaaatttaatttatgcgCTTCCAACAAGTGGAGGGAAAACTTTAGTTGCTGAAATACTTATGTtgaaagaaattttgtgtcataaaaaaaatgttatatttgTGCTACCTTATATTGCCATTGTACAGGAAAAA aTTCAATCAATGGCACCGTTCGCTATAGAATTAGGATTTTTATTAGAAGAATATGCGGGTGGTAAAGGTCAATATCCGCCAATTAAAAGACGGCggaaaaatacaatttatatctgTACGATTGAAAAAGCGTCTGGGTTATTGAACAGTTTAATAGAAACGAATAGATTAAAAGAAATTGGACTTGTTGTCGTTGATGAATTGCATTCTCTGGGTGAAAACAGTGGCAGAGGTGCAACTTTAGAAGGATTCCTAACtaaactcatttttataaatg aaaatattcaaattgtcGGAATGAGTGCAACTATTGGAAATCTTAATGAAATAgcagaatttttaaaagcaaatctttatacaaaaaattttcggccTGTGCAACTTAGAGAATACGTTATGTGCAATGACCATTTATGTCAAATTGATTTGAATCACGAGAACATAATTACacatggaaagaaaattaattattcc TATCCAGCAGCTGCATCTAAATTAGATCCTGACAAAATAGGTTGTTTAGTTATGGATGTCATTCCCGAACACAATTGTTTGATATTTTGCTCAAGTCGAAAAAACTGTGAAAATGTTTCACTATTATTAACGCAAGTCCTTCACAG ATCTttaatagaatataaaaagaatGACAAGAAGaaacttttagaaaatttgaaagatgACAGTAGAAGTCTTTGCCCAATTTTGTTGCAAACTGTTAAATATGGAGTAGCTTACCATCATTCTGGGTTAACTAACGATGAGAGAAGATTATTAGAAGAAGCATTTAAGGATAATATTATTTCCGTAATATGTTGCACATCAACACTGGCTGCAGGAGTAAATTTACCAGCAAGAAGG GTGATTCTGCGAAGTCCATACATAGGAAACGAGTTCATAAATCtgagtaaatataaacaaatgatTGGTCGTGCTGGACGAACTGGAATGTCTGAAATAGGTGAAAGTATTTTGCTGTGTAAACAATCGGAAATTCCGaag gtCCGAGAACTTTTGAGATCTAGGATAGAAGACTGTGTAAGTTCTCTAGGTACCGAAGAAAATCgtggaataaataatttaattttaagttctGTTATGCTTTCAATCGCAACAACTCGCAACCAATTACATAATCTTGTATATTCATCATTACTTAAAGTACAAGCTTCTCAACTTAATGTAGATATAAAAAAGTTCACTGATAAGGCCATAAAAAACCTCATTCAAATTCAAGCCTTACAAGTTGATAACAAGCTTTGTATGAAAGCAAATATGAACGTTACAATAAAATCACAATCGTCTAATGAACTGATGGCTGtagaagaaaatatttcagaCGTAAATAAGTGTCAACGGTCTATTGTGCTGACAGGATCAAGCTGTCTGAAATTATCTAACATAGGGAAAGCTGCTATGAAAG GatgtattgatttaaaaactgCGTATATTCTTTATGAAGATTTGAAAATTGCTCAGAAACACTTGATACTTTGCAATGATCTTCATATTTTGTACTTAGTCACGCCCTATCAATTGGCAGATCAATTGACGCCCATCGGCCTAATATACTATGAGACG atCATTAATTTGCCGCCATTATCAATGAATATTGCGAGATTATTAGGAATCAATGAAATcgtaattatgaaattaagaGACGGACTAGTACCAAAG AATGTTCCCGAAAGAGTtatccgaaaattttatttgtctctaattttaaatgaactgAGACAGAACCAATCATTGTACGTAGTCGCTGATAAATATCAAGTAAATCGTGGaaagatacaaaatttattgtccACTACAGCATCATTTGCTAACTCAATTATTAGATTTTGTGAG GAACTTCCAGAGTTTTGGGCATTTACAGAGTTATTCAAAACATTCTATAAAAAACTCATTTACAATTGTTCAGTCGAGCTGGAGTCATTCATGGAGTTACCTGCAGTGAAAGCG GCTCGAGCGAAACAAATATATAACGCTGGATACAAAACACTACAATCTATTGCGTCAGCCGATCCaaaagaatttcaaaaaaatataaaccatTTGTCACGAAAAGACGCTGAACGAATAACAGTTGCAGCGAAG CTTCTATTAATTTCCAAAATGGAAGACCTAAAAGAAGAAGCCGCCGAAATTCTAGATGGTTTGGACACAGAAATTttccttaataattaa
- the LOC103570178 gene encoding helicase POLQ-like isoform X3 — protein MLKEILCHKKNVIFVLPYIAIVQEKIQSMAPFAIELGFLLEEYAGGKGQYPPIKRRRKNTIYICTIEKASGLLNSLIETNRLKEIGLVVVDELHSLGENSGRGATLEGFLTKLIFINENIQIVGMSATIGNLNEIAEFLKANLYTKNFRPVQLREYVMCNDHLCQIDLNHENIITHGKKINYSYPAAASKLDPDKIGCLVMDVIPEHNCLIFCSSRKNCENVSLLLTQVLHRSLIEYKKNDKKKLLENLKDDSRSLCPILLQTVKYGVAYHHSGLTNDERRLLEEAFKDNIISVICCTSTLAAGVNLPARRVILRSPYIGNEFINLSKYKQMIGRAGRTGMSEIGESILLCKQSEIPKVRELLRSRIEDCVSSLGTEENRGINNLILSSVMLSIATTRNQLHNLVYSSLLKVQASQLNVDIKKFTDKAIKNLIQIQALQVDNKLCMKANMNVTIKSQSSNELMAVEENISDVNKCQRSIVLTGSSCLKLSNIGKAAMKGCIDLKTAYILYEDLKIAQKHLILCNDLHILYLVTPYQLADQLTPIGLIYYETIINLPPLSMNIARLLGINEIVIMKLRDGLVPKNVPERVIRKFYLSLILNELRQNQSLYVVADKYQVNRGKIQNLLSTTASFANSIIRFCEELPEFWAFTELFKTFYKKLIYNCSVELESFMELPAVKAARAKQIYNAGYKTLQSIASADPKEFQKNINHLSRKDAERITVAAKLLLISKMEDLKEEAAEILDGLDTEIFLNN, from the exons ATGTtgaaagaaattttgtgtcataaaaaaaatgttatatttgTGCTACCTTATATTGCCATTGTACAGGAAAAA aTTCAATCAATGGCACCGTTCGCTATAGAATTAGGATTTTTATTAGAAGAATATGCGGGTGGTAAAGGTCAATATCCGCCAATTAAAAGACGGCggaaaaatacaatttatatctgTACGATTGAAAAAGCGTCTGGGTTATTGAACAGTTTAATAGAAACGAATAGATTAAAAGAAATTGGACTTGTTGTCGTTGATGAATTGCATTCTCTGGGTGAAAACAGTGGCAGAGGTGCAACTTTAGAAGGATTCCTAACtaaactcatttttataaatg aaaatattcaaattgtcGGAATGAGTGCAACTATTGGAAATCTTAATGAAATAgcagaatttttaaaagcaaatctttatacaaaaaattttcggccTGTGCAACTTAGAGAATACGTTATGTGCAATGACCATTTATGTCAAATTGATTTGAATCACGAGAACATAATTACacatggaaagaaaattaattattcc TATCCAGCAGCTGCATCTAAATTAGATCCTGACAAAATAGGTTGTTTAGTTATGGATGTCATTCCCGAACACAATTGTTTGATATTTTGCTCAAGTCGAAAAAACTGTGAAAATGTTTCACTATTATTAACGCAAGTCCTTCACAG ATCTttaatagaatataaaaagaatGACAAGAAGaaacttttagaaaatttgaaagatgACAGTAGAAGTCTTTGCCCAATTTTGTTGCAAACTGTTAAATATGGAGTAGCTTACCATCATTCTGGGTTAACTAACGATGAGAGAAGATTATTAGAAGAAGCATTTAAGGATAATATTATTTCCGTAATATGTTGCACATCAACACTGGCTGCAGGAGTAAATTTACCAGCAAGAAGG GTGATTCTGCGAAGTCCATACATAGGAAACGAGTTCATAAATCtgagtaaatataaacaaatgatTGGTCGTGCTGGACGAACTGGAATGTCTGAAATAGGTGAAAGTATTTTGCTGTGTAAACAATCGGAAATTCCGaag gtCCGAGAACTTTTGAGATCTAGGATAGAAGACTGTGTAAGTTCTCTAGGTACCGAAGAAAATCgtggaataaataatttaattttaagttctGTTATGCTTTCAATCGCAACAACTCGCAACCAATTACATAATCTTGTATATTCATCATTACTTAAAGTACAAGCTTCTCAACTTAATGTAGATATAAAAAAGTTCACTGATAAGGCCATAAAAAACCTCATTCAAATTCAAGCCTTACAAGTTGATAACAAGCTTTGTATGAAAGCAAATATGAACGTTACAATAAAATCACAATCGTCTAATGAACTGATGGCTGtagaagaaaatatttcagaCGTAAATAAGTGTCAACGGTCTATTGTGCTGACAGGATCAAGCTGTCTGAAATTATCTAACATAGGGAAAGCTGCTATGAAAG GatgtattgatttaaaaactgCGTATATTCTTTATGAAGATTTGAAAATTGCTCAGAAACACTTGATACTTTGCAATGATCTTCATATTTTGTACTTAGTCACGCCCTATCAATTGGCAGATCAATTGACGCCCATCGGCCTAATATACTATGAGACG atCATTAATTTGCCGCCATTATCAATGAATATTGCGAGATTATTAGGAATCAATGAAATcgtaattatgaaattaagaGACGGACTAGTACCAAAG AATGTTCCCGAAAGAGTtatccgaaaattttatttgtctctaattttaaatgaactgAGACAGAACCAATCATTGTACGTAGTCGCTGATAAATATCAAGTAAATCGTGGaaagatacaaaatttattgtccACTACAGCATCATTTGCTAACTCAATTATTAGATTTTGTGAG GAACTTCCAGAGTTTTGGGCATTTACAGAGTTATTCAAAACATTCTATAAAAAACTCATTTACAATTGTTCAGTCGAGCTGGAGTCATTCATGGAGTTACCTGCAGTGAAAGCG GCTCGAGCGAAACAAATATATAACGCTGGATACAAAACACTACAATCTATTGCGTCAGCCGATCCaaaagaatttcaaaaaaatataaaccatTTGTCACGAAAAGACGCTGAACGAATAACAGTTGCAGCGAAG CTTCTATTAATTTCCAAAATGGAAGACCTAAAAGAAGAAGCCGCCGAAATTCTAGATGGTTTGGACACAGAAATTttccttaataattaa
- the LOC103570178 gene encoding helicase POLQ-like isoform X4: protein MLYLCYLILPLYRKKCIQSMAPFAIELGFLLEEYAGGKGQYPPIKRRRKNTIYICTIEKASGLLNSLIETNRLKEIGLVVVDELHSLGENSGRGATLEGFLTKLIFINENIQIVGMSATIGNLNEIAEFLKANLYTKNFRPVQLREYVMCNDHLCQIDLNHENIITHGKKINYSYPAAASKLDPDKIGCLVMDVIPEHNCLIFCSSRKNCENVSLLLTQVLHRSLIEYKKNDKKKLLENLKDDSRSLCPILLQTVKYGVAYHHSGLTNDERRLLEEAFKDNIISVICCTSTLAAGVNLPARRVILRSPYIGNEFINLSKYKQMIGRAGRTGMSEIGESILLCKQSEIPKVRELLRSRIEDCVSSLGTEENRGINNLILSSVMLSIATTRNQLHNLVYSSLLKVQASQLNVDIKKFTDKAIKNLIQIQALQVDNKLCMKANMNVTIKSQSSNELMAVEENISDVNKCQRSIVLTGSSCLKLSNIGKAAMKGCIDLKTAYILYEDLKIAQKHLILCNDLHILYLVTPYQLADQLTPIGLIYYETIINLPPLSMNIARLLGINEIVIMKLRDGLVPKNVPERVIRKFYLSLILNELRQNQSLYVVADKYQVNRGKIQNLLSTTASFANSIIRFCEELPEFWAFTELFKTFYKKLIYNCSVELESFMELPAVKAARAKQIYNAGYKTLQSIASADPKEFQKNINHLSRKDAERITVAAKLLLISKMEDLKEEAAEILDGLDTEIFLNN, encoded by the exons atgttatatttgTGCTACCTTATATTGCCATTGTACAGGAAAAAGTGT aTTCAATCAATGGCACCGTTCGCTATAGAATTAGGATTTTTATTAGAAGAATATGCGGGTGGTAAAGGTCAATATCCGCCAATTAAAAGACGGCggaaaaatacaatttatatctgTACGATTGAAAAAGCGTCTGGGTTATTGAACAGTTTAATAGAAACGAATAGATTAAAAGAAATTGGACTTGTTGTCGTTGATGAATTGCATTCTCTGGGTGAAAACAGTGGCAGAGGTGCAACTTTAGAAGGATTCCTAACtaaactcatttttataaatg aaaatattcaaattgtcGGAATGAGTGCAACTATTGGAAATCTTAATGAAATAgcagaatttttaaaagcaaatctttatacaaaaaattttcggccTGTGCAACTTAGAGAATACGTTATGTGCAATGACCATTTATGTCAAATTGATTTGAATCACGAGAACATAATTACacatggaaagaaaattaattattcc TATCCAGCAGCTGCATCTAAATTAGATCCTGACAAAATAGGTTGTTTAGTTATGGATGTCATTCCCGAACACAATTGTTTGATATTTTGCTCAAGTCGAAAAAACTGTGAAAATGTTTCACTATTATTAACGCAAGTCCTTCACAG ATCTttaatagaatataaaaagaatGACAAGAAGaaacttttagaaaatttgaaagatgACAGTAGAAGTCTTTGCCCAATTTTGTTGCAAACTGTTAAATATGGAGTAGCTTACCATCATTCTGGGTTAACTAACGATGAGAGAAGATTATTAGAAGAAGCATTTAAGGATAATATTATTTCCGTAATATGTTGCACATCAACACTGGCTGCAGGAGTAAATTTACCAGCAAGAAGG GTGATTCTGCGAAGTCCATACATAGGAAACGAGTTCATAAATCtgagtaaatataaacaaatgatTGGTCGTGCTGGACGAACTGGAATGTCTGAAATAGGTGAAAGTATTTTGCTGTGTAAACAATCGGAAATTCCGaag gtCCGAGAACTTTTGAGATCTAGGATAGAAGACTGTGTAAGTTCTCTAGGTACCGAAGAAAATCgtggaataaataatttaattttaagttctGTTATGCTTTCAATCGCAACAACTCGCAACCAATTACATAATCTTGTATATTCATCATTACTTAAAGTACAAGCTTCTCAACTTAATGTAGATATAAAAAAGTTCACTGATAAGGCCATAAAAAACCTCATTCAAATTCAAGCCTTACAAGTTGATAACAAGCTTTGTATGAAAGCAAATATGAACGTTACAATAAAATCACAATCGTCTAATGAACTGATGGCTGtagaagaaaatatttcagaCGTAAATAAGTGTCAACGGTCTATTGTGCTGACAGGATCAAGCTGTCTGAAATTATCTAACATAGGGAAAGCTGCTATGAAAG GatgtattgatttaaaaactgCGTATATTCTTTATGAAGATTTGAAAATTGCTCAGAAACACTTGATACTTTGCAATGATCTTCATATTTTGTACTTAGTCACGCCCTATCAATTGGCAGATCAATTGACGCCCATCGGCCTAATATACTATGAGACG atCATTAATTTGCCGCCATTATCAATGAATATTGCGAGATTATTAGGAATCAATGAAATcgtaattatgaaattaagaGACGGACTAGTACCAAAG AATGTTCCCGAAAGAGTtatccgaaaattttatttgtctctaattttaaatgaactgAGACAGAACCAATCATTGTACGTAGTCGCTGATAAATATCAAGTAAATCGTGGaaagatacaaaatttattgtccACTACAGCATCATTTGCTAACTCAATTATTAGATTTTGTGAG GAACTTCCAGAGTTTTGGGCATTTACAGAGTTATTCAAAACATTCTATAAAAAACTCATTTACAATTGTTCAGTCGAGCTGGAGTCATTCATGGAGTTACCTGCAGTGAAAGCG GCTCGAGCGAAACAAATATATAACGCTGGATACAAAACACTACAATCTATTGCGTCAGCCGATCCaaaagaatttcaaaaaaatataaaccatTTGTCACGAAAAGACGCTGAACGAATAACAGTTGCAGCGAAG CTTCTATTAATTTCCAAAATGGAAGACCTAAAAGAAGAAGCCGCCGAAATTCTAGATGGTTTGGACACAGAAATTttccttaataattaa